A window of Chitinophaga sp. MM2321 contains these coding sequences:
- a CDS encoding DUF6452 family protein yields the protein MKSIYQILLTCSLLAAIAACENETKICDQTLRSDLQVLFRRDSAGKVWDTTMPKVTLYALGRDSIYKQQRLKNIFLTLSPLVDSSQFYLKVDSTLTPDTLTFRYTRTTHFISPGCGFGTYYYLDTVVATRHTIDSVLINLKTVTSSNDTHLTLFFFNQ from the coding sequence ATGAAAAGCATTTACCAGATATTACTCACGTGTTCATTACTGGCAGCCATTGCAGCTTGTGAAAATGAAACAAAGATCTGCGACCAGACATTGCGTTCGGACCTGCAGGTATTGTTCCGGCGCGACAGCGCAGGTAAAGTATGGGACACAACCATGCCCAAAGTAACCTTGTATGCACTGGGAAGGGACAGTATCTACAAACAACAACGGCTGAAAAATATATTCCTGACATTGTCGCCCCTGGTGGATAGCAGCCAGTTTTACCTGAAAGTGGACTCCACGCTCACGCCGGACACACTAACGTTCAGGTATACACGCACCACACATTTTATATCACCCGGATGCGGCTTCGGCACTTACTATTACCTGGATACGGTAGTAGCTACACGGCATACAATTGATTCCGTTCTAATTAATTTAAAGACAGTAACCAGCAGTAATGATACGCATCTTACTTTGTTTTTCTTTAATCAGTAG
- a CDS encoding ATP-binding cassette domain-containing protein, translating to MMEDKQTPFLSLEHITVRYLDKTLFNALSWQISKGEQWAVTGDSGSGKTALLNTILGKFNIINGSIHHHFYDDWRATHTITDPYFNYRNLVAMVGHHHTFRNLSNTTTDFYYQQRFNSMDAENSPTVTEYLQVSELPALVVPLRIAPLLEKRLIKLSNGETRRVMIAKALLQQPQLLMLDNPFIGLDIQARKDFSNMVNEIIRNGTTVLLATAPHEIPDHITHVLTLENGVITGKYTRSEFIKRPLPAQKEQPLPEMEAAKISALVQRTTTPDFQTIVKMENVRVKYGENVILDNINWTVKPNEKWALLGHNGAGKSTLLSLINGDNPQAYANKLWLFDRKRGSGESIWDIKKKIGFISPELHQYFTSRDHCLQVVCSGFSDIIGSIRPATPAQVQIAKDWMDILGIGQHTASPFKQVPESAQRLVLLARALVKNPPLLIFDEPCQGLDAQQKQHFKKVIELLCEHMPVTLIYVTHYEDELPACVDKFIRLTNGKQ from the coding sequence ATGATGGAAGATAAGCAGACGCCGTTCCTTTCACTGGAACACATCACCGTAAGATACCTCGACAAAACACTCTTCAATGCGCTCAGCTGGCAGATCAGCAAAGGAGAACAATGGGCGGTTACCGGCGACAGCGGCTCCGGCAAAACGGCCCTGCTGAATACCATCCTGGGCAAATTCAATATTATCAACGGCAGCATCCATCATCACTTTTATGACGATTGGCGCGCTACGCATACCATCACCGATCCTTATTTCAACTACCGTAACCTGGTGGCGATGGTAGGCCATCATCATACTTTCCGCAACCTCTCCAATACGACCACAGATTTTTACTATCAGCAGCGGTTCAACAGTATGGATGCGGAAAATTCGCCTACCGTGACGGAGTATCTCCAGGTCAGCGAATTGCCTGCACTGGTAGTACCCCTGCGCATAGCCCCACTGCTGGAAAAGCGGCTGATCAAACTATCCAATGGTGAAACCCGGCGGGTAATGATCGCAAAAGCACTCCTGCAACAGCCACAACTGCTCATGCTCGACAACCCGTTCATCGGGCTGGATATACAGGCACGTAAGGACTTCAGTAACATGGTCAATGAGATTATCCGCAACGGCACCACCGTATTGCTGGCTACCGCACCGCATGAAATACCGGATCATATCACCCATGTACTAACGCTCGAAAATGGCGTAATAACGGGTAAGTATACACGCAGTGAATTTATCAAGCGCCCGTTACCTGCGCAAAAGGAACAGCCATTGCCCGAAATGGAAGCGGCTAAAATATCAGCATTGGTGCAACGTACTACCACACCGGACTTTCAGACGATTGTAAAGATGGAAAACGTACGGGTAAAGTATGGAGAGAATGTGATCCTGGATAATATTAACTGGACGGTGAAACCCAATGAGAAATGGGCTTTGCTGGGACATAACGGTGCAGGTAAATCTACCTTACTGAGTCTCATCAATGGTGATAATCCACAGGCTTATGCCAACAAGCTATGGCTGTTTGACCGCAAACGTGGCAGCGGCGAAAGCATCTGGGATATTAAAAAGAAGATCGGTTTTATCTCTCCCGAACTTCATCAGTACTTCACTTCGCGCGATCATTGTTTACAGGTAGTATGTTCCGGTTTCTCCGATATCATCGGCAGCATCCGCCCGGCTACACCCGCCCAGGTGCAGATAGCAAAAGACTGGATGGACATCCTTGGCATCGGCCAGCATACAGCGTCGCCATTCAAACAGGTGCCTGAAAGCGCCCAGCGCCTGGTGCTGCTGGCGCGTGCACTGGTAAAGAACCCGCCACTCCTGATCTTTGATGAACCTTGCCAGGGACTGGATGCACAACAAAAACAACATTTCAAAAAAGTAATAGAACTGCTTTGTGAACATATGCCCGTAACACTCATCTATGTTACCCATTACGAAGATGAACTACCGGCCTGCGTAGATAAATTTATCCGGTTAACTAACGGTAAACAGTGA
- a CDS encoding DUF6048 family protein — protein sequence MIRILLCFSLISSILWGVTAQAQQKPAAVKTDTIHKPAADTTAAITYKDSSYFVPGGLRLGLDLGRILTAVYYPYRKEVTVIADARIKSDLYLAAEAGYTNTPFSDSNYTYKGSGAFITLGVDYNFLKRQYPSEKNMFYGGIRYGFSHLTYEVPSYTINSPYWGKNLAGSIPKTNVNAHWVELVVGLKAEVLKNFFLGWNLRERILINNVKSDEITPLVIPGFGSGSKNAVFDMQYTISYQFPLYRIKQHHLIPSKVEKKKIPKK from the coding sequence ATGATACGCATCTTACTTTGTTTTTCTTTAATCAGTAGTATCCTGTGGGGCGTTACTGCACAGGCACAACAAAAGCCGGCAGCCGTTAAAACAGATACTATTCATAAACCCGCAGCTGATACCACAGCTGCCATTACTTATAAGGACAGCTCGTACTTCGTACCCGGCGGGTTACGACTGGGGCTCGATCTTGGCCGTATTCTAACCGCCGTGTATTATCCTTACCGGAAAGAAGTAACCGTAATAGCGGATGCCCGAATTAAAAGTGACCTGTATCTCGCCGCAGAAGCGGGTTACACCAATACCCCCTTCAGCGATTCCAACTACACTTATAAAGGAAGCGGCGCTTTTATAACACTGGGCGTGGATTATAACTTCCTGAAAAGACAATACCCGTCAGAAAAAAACATGTTCTATGGCGGCATACGGTACGGCTTTTCCCACCTCACCTATGAAGTACCTTCCTATACGATCAATAGTCCATACTGGGGTAAAAACCTCGCAGGCAGCATCCCTAAAACCAATGTCAATGCCCATTGGGTAGAACTGGTAGTGGGACTGAAAGCAGAAGTATTGAAAAACTTTTTCCTGGGATGGAATCTGCGTGAGCGCATCCTGATCAATAACGTAAAATCTGATGAGATCACACCACTGGTGATACCAGGCTTTGGCAGCGGCTCCAAAAATGCCGTATTTGATATGCAATACACCATATCATACCAGTTTCCGCTGTACAGAATAAAGCAACATCATTTGATACCATCGAAGGTGGAGAAAAAGAAAATACCCAAAAAATAA
- a CDS encoding GNAT family N-acetyltransferase, whose translation MNWEIKSFGELTTQELYAILHLRNEVFVVEQRCLYQDIDYADQQALHVMGRDANGQLLAYTRVFAPGIRFPESSIGRVVTSQLARGTGAGRELMKKSIATVQEHYGKGAIKIGAQQYLQRFYTSLGFEQTSDTYLEDGIPHIEMIRR comes from the coding sequence ATGAATTGGGAAATTAAGTCCTTCGGGGAACTGACAACGCAGGAGCTGTATGCAATACTGCATTTGCGGAACGAGGTGTTTGTGGTAGAGCAGCGGTGCTTGTACCAGGATATTGACTACGCTGATCAGCAAGCGTTGCATGTGATGGGCAGGGATGCCAACGGTCAGTTGCTGGCTTATACCCGGGTGTTTGCGCCTGGCATTAGATTTCCTGAATCATCGATAGGCCGTGTAGTCACTTCTCAGCTGGCGAGGGGCACTGGTGCCGGCAGGGAACTGATGAAAAAATCCATTGCCACTGTACAGGAACATTATGGGAAGGGTGCTATAAAGATCGGCGCCCAGCAATATTTACAGCGTTTTTATACGTCGCTTGGATTTGAACAAACGAGTGATACGTACCTGGAGGATGGGATACCGCATATTGAAATGATCCGGCGCTGA